The proteins below are encoded in one region of Helianthus annuus cultivar XRQ/B chromosome 2, HanXRQr2.0-SUNRISE, whole genome shotgun sequence:
- the LOC110889624 gene encoding uncharacterized protein LOC110889624 has translation MESVLDICECDDRNKVRFAVHMFEAEALHWWNIVVRTEGKEKVKEMKWEEFIHKFLAKYCPPSETKQLEVEFLQLKMGNKTYREYVSRFNDISRLVSYLALTEEQLINRFIWGLPSEMRVFIKSESPKTFAETVEAGAVMAAEMILRQAESPAPKRKWEERKGDTRNNNFKRPKTFPQCQICKRFHTGNVVFLVQIVKRRVMLFKNARKREVFQMWRP, from the coding sequence ATGGAGTCAGTATTAGACATATGTGAGTGTGATGACCGCAACAAAGTACGGTTCGCCGTACATATGTTTGAAGCTGAAGCCCTTCACTGGTGGAACATTGTGGTCCGAacagaaggaaaagaaaaggttaaGGAGATGAAGTGGGAGGAGTTTATTCATAAGTTTCTTGCTAAGTATTGTCCTCCCAGTGAGACTAAGCAACTGGAAGTGGAATTCTTACAGttaaaaatgggaaataaaacctaTCGAGAGTATGTTTCTCGTTTCAACGACATATCTCGACTGGTTTCTTATTTAGCATTGACCGAGGAACAACTGATCAATAGGTTTATTTGGGGTCTACCCTCTGAAATGAGGGTGTTTATCAAATCCGAATCCCCCAAGACTTTTGCAGAAACTGTTGAGGCTGGCGCCGTCATGGCTGCCGAGATGATTCTGCGGCAGGCTGAATCTCCCGCGCCAAAAAGGAAGTGGGAAGAAAGAAAGGGGGACACCCGGAATAACAACTTTAAAAGGCCTAAAACATTTCCTCAATGTCAAATTTGCAAACGCTTTCATACGGGGAATGTCGTTTTCCTTGTCCAAATTGTGAAAAGACGGGTCATGCTCTTCAAGAATGCAAGGAAAAGAGaagtgtttcaaatgtggagacccTAA